agcttgttgagtagggtattggaggctattttgtaaatgacatcgccgaagtcgaggattggtaggatggtcagttttacgagggtatgtttggcagcatgagtgaaggatgctttgttgcgaaataggaagccaattctagatttaactttggattggagatgattgatgtgagtctggaaggagagtttacagtctaaccagacacctaggtatttgtagttgtccacaaattctaagttagaaccgtccagagaagtgatgctggacaggcgggcaggtgcaggcagcgatcggttgaagagcatgcatttagttttacttgtgtttaggagcagttggagaccacggaaggagagttgaatggcattgaagctcgtctggagggttgttaacacagtgtccaaagaagggccagaagtatacagaatggtgttgtctgcgtagaggtggatcagaaattcaccagcagcaagagcgacatcattgatgtatacagagaaaagagttggcccaagaattgaaccctgtggtacccccatagagactgccagaggtccggacagcaggccctccgatttgacacactgaactctgtcagagaagtagttggtgaaccaggcgacgcaagctttggccaggtcaatgaatacggcagcacagtattgtttcttatcgatggcggttacgatgtcgtttaggaccttgagcgtggctgaggtgcacccatgaccagctctgaaaccagattgcatagcagagagggtgcggtgggattcgaaatggtcggtaatctgtttgtttacttggctttcgaagaccttagaaaggcagggtaggatggatataggtctgtagcaatttgggtcaagagtgtcacctcctttgaagagggggatgacagcagctgctttccaatctatgggaatctcagacgacacgaaagagaggttgaacaggctagtaataggggttgcaataatttcggcagataattttagaaagaaagggtccagattgtcaagcccagctgatttgtaggggtccagattttgcagctctttcagaacatcagctgaatggatttgggagaaggagaaatgggggaggcttgggcgagtagctgtggggggtgcagtgctgttgaatgcagtaggggtagttaggtggaaagcatggccagccgtagaaaaatgcttattgaaattctcaattatagtgggcttatcagtggtgacagagtttcctatcctcagtgcagtgggcagttgggaggaggtgttggactttacaatgtcccagaactttttagagtttgagttgcaggaagcaaatttctgtttgaaaaagctagccttggcgtttttAACTGccttgaaaagttgcatatcgcgggggcagttcgatgctaatgcagaacgccacaggatatttttgtgttggttaagggcagtcaggtctggggagaaccaagggctatatctgtttctggttctaaatttcttgaaaggggcatgcttatttaagatggtgaggaaggcatttaaaaaaaataaccaggcatcctctactgacgggatgaggtcaatatccttccagataGATGGGGTAAGATCGATAGAAATGACAGGATAGATCGATAGAAATGGCAGGTGTGGGGGCAGTAGTACCAAGGGTTTTCTTCCTCCAGGGTCTCCACAGTGGTGAAGAGCTCAATGCACTCCTGCAGCTGCACTGTGGTCTGCTGGTGAGGGACCTCCATGCTTTGGTGTTTCACATACTTCTGTGGATGGAAGGAGTTCTGGAGTTAGCTAAATGACCAGCAAGCAGGCCCAAACACATTAAACACCTTCACACTTTAATAACACATGTACTGTAAAGCATTATTCACACATACCTCTGCCTCATTCTCGTTGTAGTATTTCTTCTTCATGTCAGGATCCCAGTCCATGGCTACATATGGCTGAGCTGTGAAAGAGATACAGTAATATTAAATCAAATGTCCAGCTAATAAGCTCCAAAACAAAGGAAAAAGTACACTACTtggccaaatgtatgtggacacctgcttgtcgaacatctaattccaaaatcatgggcatcaatatggagttggtccccccttcgctgctgtaacagcctccactcttctgggaaggctggatgttggaacattgctggggGGGACTAATGCCACAGGAGCATTagcgatgttgggcgattaggcctggctcgcagtctgtgttccaattcatcctaaaggtgtttgatggggttgaggtcagggctctgtgcaggccagtcaagttcttccacaccaatctcaacaaaccatttctgtatggacctcgctttgtggggcggcagatttttaccttgtcagctcggggattcgatcccgCAACCTTTCGataactggcccaacgctctaaccacaaagtagccttgtggttagagcgttgggccagttaccgaaaggttgctggatcgaatccccgagctgacaaggtaaaaatctgtcgttctgctcctgaacaaggcagttaacccactgttccacggtaggccgtcattgtaaataactgaattgcatagttaaataaaggttacatttaaaaatgtaaaaaaattgtccacaaagctggaagcacagaatggtctagaatgtcattgtatgctgtagcattaatatttcccttcactggaactaaaggggcctagcctgaaccatgaaaaacagcccagaccattattcctcctccaccaaacattacagtggGCACTATGCAtttaggcaggtagcgttctcctggcatacaccaaacccagattcatccgtcgcaTTGCTAGATGGTGAAGagcgattcatcactccagacaaCACGTTTCcagtgctccagagtccaatggtggtgagcattacaccactccagccgacgcttggcattgcacattttaggcttgtgtgtggctgttcggccatggaaacccatttcatgaagctcccgacgaacagtttttgtgcggccgttgcttccagagacagtttggaactcggtggtgatgttgcaaccgaggacagacagttTTTACACGATATGCACttcagcggtcctgttctgtgagcttgtgtggcctgccaCTTCGCGGCTAAGTCGTTGtggctcctagacatttccactacaaaataacagcacttacagttgcctggggcagctctagcagggcagaaatttgacaaactgacttgttggaaaggtggcattctatgacagtgccacaatgaaagtcactgagctcttcagtgaggctattctactgccaatgtttgtctatggagattgcacggctgtgtgctcgattttatacacccgtcagcaacggttgtggctgaaatagccgaatccactaatttaaaggagtgtccacatactgctgtatatacagCGTATATGAGTCTAGCTACAGGAGTGATAAAGCAGTTGGCAGTGTGAAAGTGATGTTTGAGACTCACAGCTAAAAGAGAAGGCACTGCCGTCCTCCCCCATGCCTCTCTCTGTGGTGCCATTGGAGTTGACTGCCTGGATGGAGAAGAGCAGCTTCCTCCGTCTGGCCTCGCAGCCCTTTCTCTTTGCCTGCCTCCTGTTGGCCTGTGGCAGGCAGGGGGGgcactcacccctctcctccgcctcctcctcctcctcacatggctgctgctgctggtggccTGCACCCTGCTGGCTGTCTGTTGGGCCTGTAGCACTGGCATCAACACTAGCACCACCACTGGCTCCAGCACCACCACTGGCTCCAGCACCACCACTGGCTCCAGCACCACCACTGGCTCCAGCACTGCAGGATGCCGAGGCACTGTCCTCTGTGCTACACCCTGCCCTGACCTCACTGCTGGCCCCCTCGTCAGCTTGtgcctctcctccagactcctgGGTCTGGTCTGGCTGAGTCTGGGTCACAGCAGGCCCTTGGCCGACACCATCACAACAGTGATCTCTCTTGGAGGGTTCTGGCCTCTCACAGTCATCCTCACCGTCATCTGTGGAGACAGACAAAATTGTGGAGTGGAGACACTAAGTAAAATCGTGAGTTTGTAGAAATCCATTCTGTCCAGCGTAGCAATTATTTGCTAAGTGAGATAATTTTAGAGCTCAGTTACCGTAGCTGACACCATTGGTCTGGGTCTTGTACAATTCTTCCTCCTCATCGTCGTCATCATCATCTtcaccctcctcctcatcctcctcctccacctcctctgagGGATCTGGTGGTCGGACATACCGCCTGTGAAAACATCACCGCACCATCTTTCAGACACAGCATCTTTACAACCAGTTATCACAATCAAACTTGATAAGAACCTCCATTATAAAGCATCGACTCTTAACTGATGTTTGGTCTGACAGTAACTCACGCTAGCCGCTGCAGGAAGAGGTGATAGAGGGCGTCGCGGCTGCACTGGCCTCGAGGAACGGTCATGAGCAGTGGGTGTCCGAACAGGGAGGTCCCGTAGCTGCTGCTCCCTGAGCCGTAGTCCCTGTAGTGGGAGCGCTCCCTCAGGTACAGAGCCAGCACcacctcatccccctcctcctccatagaGCCTCTGTTCAGCTCATACCTATCAGGAAAACACACAGGACAGGTGTCAGGGGAGATGCTGAAGCCAACAGGAAAAGACCCCAAAAGTATGTTTTTGGTGTGGAGGTAGATGCTGTTTTTTTACATACACAAATATGTCATCCCGGTCCAGGATGCAGCTTAGAGACTCATCAGCATGGTACAGCTTATAGAAGCGATGGTTGAACACGTCAGCCACAACCATCTGAAATTGGAAATAAGGAAATGAGAGAGGCACAGGTCAGTATCAACTCAACATTTCATGTGACAAATGACAAAAGAGTTACCAGAAGCTACTGTTTATTTCACAGTGACTTTAAAACTATGTCTTACTTGATTGGCTGGGATTTTGGTCATTTCCGAGAGAACGGAGCACAGGTCAAACACTTTGCCAGCTTTGGGTACAACCAAGCGATGCTGGTGGGAgaataaacaaataaatcaatACACATGATCACATATAACAAGCATGATGTAGGGCCAACTACAGCAAGATGAATCTTGTACCTGAACAGGTTTGGCCACAGGGTCCAGAGAGACGAAGAATACTTCCATTACCCGGTCTTTGCTAACAGGCAGGGGCACGCTCAGGTAGCAGAAGGGGTCAAAGGTGACAGACACTTTGCGGCACTCGGGGCAAACCAGGGTGGACTTGAACAAGCCGTGGAAGGTGTCAACAATCACGGAGTCGTTCCGTCTCCGGTGGTTACGCCACGCCTCCTCTGCCACTTCCTGAACGTTGAGGTCAAAGGTTGAGTGTGAAAATGCCTTTTAGGTCTACTACAGCTTGCAGAGCCATGGTGGTACACTATTTTACTATTATTCTCCCTGTCCCTCTTTCCACTACAGGTTGTTACCTGGTCAGGCCTGCCAGCGGCGTCCTTCAGCTCGATGTACTCCTTGTTCTTGACCCGATTGAGATCCTCATGAAGCCCGTCCAGCAGGAAAGAGAGCAGCTCCTGGGAGTCATGCTGCTGGTAGCCCAGAAACTGGGAGGCAAAGTGACCAACCTTGGTCTGGTATGAAAAACAACACACAAGGTACTCAAGGTACGCATGGTAACACCTTAGCATGACAGACTGACAAGCCTCTTTAATTTATTATAAAATTGTGGGCAGAGTGTCACACACTGATAACTACCTTGAAGATCCTGGGAACCACAGAGTAGTGCCTCCCCGACCACATCTGTTTGATGACGTCAGCGTAGGCCTCCGCGATCTCCCCCTTCATGCCCAGGGGGTTGGTGAAGTTGAGCTCCTCCAGATAGGCATTCCTCAGGAAGTACTCCGTCAGTGGAGGTGTGTTACTGAGACACTggacagagcagggagaggaacACAATCCATCCATCATAGACCAGGACCCTGCATTTAGGTACAGCATTGACACATTATGTAGTAATGATGACTTACCTGCAGTGCAGAGTTCATGAAACATGTGTTTCCCAGATTGGTGAGGCCACAGACTCCTGGCTGGCCCCGGTAAGAGTCCTGCTCCTCCACAGAGTTCCTCCTACAAGACAGGGAAGGAGAAACATATCTTCTACTGAATAATACAATAAGACAAAAGGTAGTGTACACTCCTACAGATACAACACGTTTTCTTATCCGACATATGGGAATCACCATTACCACAAAACTGCTTTGCTACATTAGCAACAGTACATTCTCTAATGACACACTGATAATATTAGCAAAGAAAGAAAAATGGTTAAAAGAAAGAACCCCCACATGATCTGCGGTCTGGAGCTGGGCCAGGTACCATCTGCATTCCTCATCTCCATGATCACCGTCTGCAATTCAGGCAGGACATGTTACAACACAGCTGCCATTGAAACACACTACCACTGTATCTCAGCGCTGACAGTCAGGGGAGCATTAGGGTGTGGGGAGGGGTGGGATGAGGGGAGGGGTGGGATGAGGGGCGGAGCACTGACAGTCAGAGGAGCAGGTAGGTGTGGGGAGGGGTGGGATGAGGGGAGGGGTGGGATGAGGGGCGGAGCACTGACAGTCAGGGGAGCAGGTAGGTGTGGGGAGGGGTGGGATGAGGGGAGGGGTGGGATGAGGGGCGGAGCACTGACAGTCAGGGGAGCAGGTAGGTGTGGGGAGGGGTGGGATGAGGGGAGGGGTGGGATGAGGGGAGGGGTGGGATGAGGGGCGGAGCACTGACAGTCAGGGGACCAGGTAGGTGTGGGGAGGGGTGGGATGAGGGGCGGAGCACTGAAGTCAGGGGAGCAGTAGGGTGTGGGGAGGGGTGGGATGAGGGGCGGAGCACTGACAGTCAGAGGAGCAGGTAGGTGTGGGGAGGGGTGGGATGAGGGGAGTGGTGGGATGAGGGGCGGAGCACTGACAGTCAGGGGAGCAGGTAGGTGTGGGGAGGGGTGGGATGAGGGGAGGGGTGGGATGAGGGGAGGGGTGGGATGAGGGGCGGAGCACTGACAGTCAGGGGAGCAGGTAGGTGTGGGGAGGGGTGGGATGAGGGGAGTGGTGGGATGAGGGGCGGAGCACTGACAGTCAGGGGAGCAGGTAGGTGTGGGGAGGGGTGGGATGAGGGGAGGGGTGGGATGAGGGGAGGGGTGGGATGAGGGGCGGAGCACTGACAGTCAGGGGAGCAGGTAGGTGTGGGGAGGGGTGGGATGAGGGGAGGGGTGGGATGAGGGGAGGGTGGGATGAGGGGCGGAGCACTGACAGTCAGGGGAGCAGGTAGGTGTGGGGAGGGGTGGGATGAGGGGAGTGGTGGGATGAGGGGCGGAGCACTGACAGTCAGGGGAGCAGGTAGGTGTGGGGAGGGGTGGGATGAGGGGAGGGTGGGATGAGGGGAGGGGTGGGATGAGGGGCGGAGCACTGACAGTCAGGGGAGCAGGTAGGTGTGGGGTGGGATGAGGGGAGGGGTGGGATGAGGGGCGGAGCACTGACAGTCAGGGGAGCAGGTAGGTGTGGGGAGGGGTGGGATGAGGGAAGGGGTGGGATGAGGGGCGGAGCACTGACAGTCAGAGGAGCAGGTAGGTGTGGGATGAGGGGCGGAGCACTGACAGTCAGGGGACCAGGTAGGTGTGGGGTGGGATGAGGGGCGGAGCACTGACAGTCAGGGGAGCAGGTAGG
The DNA window shown above is from Salmo salar chromosome ssa13, Ssal_v3.1, whole genome shotgun sequence and carries:
- the usp11 gene encoding ubiquitin carboxyl-terminal hydrolase 11 — its product is MATTTSAAVTEPPGLETQRKEIESLLQKHELRAGDTWYLVERRWYEQWKEYVETGDQNSSSFPGQIDNTELFEELDSYHLKERLVENEDFVLIPAEAWHKLLAWYGMVEVQPALERKVVDLPSLVKVEVYPVEIFLCLHSNMENVVTAQFSRADHIHTIQKVMMKQFDVVEGAETRLWMKSSDTSCERLRNVHVRVLDSCLSSGMTVIMEMRNADGTWPSSRPQIMRNSVEEQDSYRGQPGVCGLTNLGNTCFMNSALQCLSNTPPLTEYFLRNAYLEELNFTNPLGMKGEIAEAYADVIKQMWSGRHYSVVPRIFKTKVGHFASQFLGYQQHDSQELLSFLLDGLHEDLNRVKNKEYIELKDAAGRPDQEVAEEAWRNHRRRNDSVIVDTFHGLFKSTLVCPECRKVSVTFDPFCYLSVPLPVSKDRVMEVFFVSLDPVAKPVQHRLVVPKAGKVFDLCSVLSEMTKIPANQMVVADVFNHRFYKLYHADESLSCILDRDDIFVYELNRGSMEEEGDEVVLALYLRERSHYRDYGSGSSSYGTSLFGHPLLMTVPRGQCSRDALYHLFLQRLARYVRPPDPSEEVEEEDEEEGEDDDDDDEEEELYKTQTNGVSYDDGEDDCERPEPSKRDHCCDGVGQGPAVTQTQPDQTQESGGEAQADEGASSEVRAGCSTEDSASASCSAGASGGAGASGGAGASGGAGASGGASVDASATGPTDSQQGAGHQQQQPCEEEEEAEERGECPPCLPQANRRQAKRKGCEARRRKLLFSIQAVNSNGTTERGMGEDGSAFSFSSQPYVAMDWDPDMKKKYYNENEAEKYVKHQSMEVPHQQTTVQLQECIELFTTVETLEEENPWYCPMCKKHQLATKKLDLWSLPEVLIIHLKRFSYTKYSREKLDIIVDFPLRHLDFSGCLLRKTGTNGEPPSRYDLIAVSNHYGGLRDGHYTSYARNKDNGQWYYFDDSKVTYAREEQIVTNAAYLLFYHRQDKIRQPTLPAPLDSSSPTQPANDVTSPKHDGMEGATPCVNMETD